Part of the Crossiella cryophila genome, CGACCTCGTCGACGCAGCTCAGGGCGCGTGCGCCAGTGGTCGCGTTGGTGAAGAAAGCAGCCCGGAAACCAGTCAGTTCGGCTGGTTCCACCGGGCGCAGCGCCTCCGGGACGCCCAACTGCGCCAGACCCCGGCGCAGCAGCTGATAGGCGACCCCTGGCAGCACGTCCGCCGCCGGCCACACGATCCGCTCGCCGTCGAAGAACCCCAGGTTCCAGATCGAGCCCTCGCTGAGCCTGCCGCGCTCGTCCAGGAAGACCACGTCCTCAAAGCCGGCCAGCCGGGCCAGCCGCTGCTGCTGGAACAGGCCGAAGGTGCCCACGTGCTTGAACTCCGGCGCGTCCCGGACATAGCGCACGGTGCGGGTGCGCAACGGCGTGGTCACCACCGCGGGAGCCGGGCGGATCAGCACCAGCACCCTGGAGTCGATCGGGTCGCCGAGTCCGCCCCAGCTCAGCTCGGTCGGGAAGACGTTGATCCGGGCGCTGACCGGGCCCGGCAGGCCGGAGAGTGCCTGCCGCAACAGGGTGCGCACCCGGTCGGTGTCCAGGGTGGTGCCGAACAATGCCCTCGTCGCGTT contains:
- a CDS encoding aminotransferase class IV, coding for MHVLRAEIDGRPATVEELLTTTTVNYGHFTGMTAVDGRVRGLDLHLDRLGNATRALFGTTLDTDRVRTLLRQALSGLPGPVSARINVFPTELSWGGLGDPIDSRVLVLIRPAPAVVTTPLRTRTVRYVRDAPEFKHVGTFGLFQQQRLARLAGFEDVVFLDERGRLSEGSIWNLGFFDGERIVWPAADVLPGVAYQLLRRGLAQLGVPEALRPVEPAELTGFRAAFFTNATTGARALSCVDEVEYALDPDLMDLLRRGYELAPWDQV